A genomic region of Dactylococcopsis salina PCC 8305 contains the following coding sequences:
- a CDS encoding type IV toxin-antitoxin system AbiEi family antitoxin domain-containing protein: MSKTKQVLEIAQKVGVVRAKELEAQGFHRQYLKRLEEQGLLIRSGRGIYTYVGAEITEAHSLVEVAKRVPHGVICLLSALNFYELTTQNPFEVWLAIHSKKRSPKDNLLSLRLVYLSGSAWEEGIETYELEGEKVRIYSLPKTIVDCFKYRHKIGLDVALEALKESRQQKRCTIDEIWHYAKICRVQNVMRPYLEFLG; this comes from the coding sequence ATGTCCAAAACCAAACAGGTGCTAGAGATCGCTCAAAAAGTCGGTGTAGTTAGAGCCAAAGAACTAGAAGCACAGGGGTTTCACCGTCAATACCTAAAACGTCTAGAAGAACAAGGATTGCTGATTCGTTCGGGACGGGGGATTTACACTTATGTTGGAGCAGAAATTACAGAAGCTCATAGTTTAGTAGAAGTCGCCAAAAGAGTTCCTCATGGAGTTATTTGTCTCCTCTCGGCACTCAACTTTTATGAATTAACCACTCAAAACCCATTTGAAGTTTGGTTAGCCATCCATTCTAAAAAGCGTTCTCCCAAAGATAATCTCCTTAGCTTGCGACTGGTATATCTGTCAGGTTCAGCATGGGAAGAAGGAATTGAAACTTATGAACTAGAAGGAGAAAAAGTTCGCATCTACAGCCTTCCTAAAACCATTGTCGATTGTTTTAAGTATCGTCATAAAATTGGGCTAGATGTCGCTCTTGAAGCTCTTAAAGAATCAAGACAACAAAAACGTTGTACCATTGATGAAATTTGGCATTATGCCAAAATTTGTCGAGTACAGAATGTTATGCGTCCCTACTTGGAGTTTCTCGGTTGA
- the nblR gene encoding response regulator transcription factor NblR has protein sequence MSQPSVLLIESDQHLAQQVSLDLTQSGYHVTVVSHGEQAPSKFEELQPSLVVIDQAQFGDKGLTLSRQLRGNNHPVLILLLMSRDTVGDRAACLEAGADDYTLLPYQTDSFLQLVHLYLQPATSTPEQLQFSDLALDLSHRCAYRNGRKIELTVKEFELLKYLMSHPRQVLTREEILDNVWEDNHGGESNVIEVYVRYLRIKIEQGGQKRLIQTVRGVGYVLRES, from the coding sequence ATGTCTCAGCCATCAGTGCTACTCATTGAAAGTGATCAGCACCTAGCACAACAGGTTAGTCTCGATTTAACCCAGAGCGGTTATCACGTTACCGTTGTCTCTCATGGGGAACAAGCTCCCTCAAAGTTTGAAGAACTCCAACCATCGCTAGTAGTGATTGATCAAGCTCAGTTCGGGGACAAGGGATTAACCTTATCCCGTCAGTTACGGGGGAATAATCATCCCGTGCTGATTTTACTATTAATGAGTCGGGATACAGTGGGCGATCGCGCCGCTTGTTTAGAAGCAGGAGCCGATGATTACACCCTTCTCCCCTATCAAACTGACTCCTTTTTACAACTGGTACACCTGTACCTACAACCCGCAACTTCTACTCCCGAACAACTTCAATTTAGTGATTTAGCCTTAGACCTTTCCCATCGGTGTGCGTATCGCAACGGACGCAAAATCGAGTTAACCGTAAAAGAATTTGAACTCCTAAAATATCTCATGTCTCATCCCAGACAAGTTCTCACCCGTGAAGAAATTCTAGATAATGTTTGGGAAGACAATCATGGGGGCGAATCCAACGTGATTGAAGTGTATGTTCGCTATCTACGCATCAAAATTGAACAAGGAGGACAAAAACGTTTAATCCAAACCGTGCGCGGTGTCGGTTATGTATTGAGAGAATCTTAA
- a CDS encoding NAD(+) kinase, which produces MPKLGIIYNDSKSVACDLTTQVQEQFQKKGWDVALATGVGGLLGYSSPDSPVCHTPMDKLIPPGFDETIEFCLVLGGDGTVLSAFRQLAPYGIPLLTVNTGHMGFLTETYVNQLDAALEEVLAGNYTLEDRSMLTVQVRRGERLQWEALCLNEMVLHREPMTSMCHFEVMVGHHAPVDIAADGIIVSTPTGSTAYSLSSGGPVVTPDVPVLQLVPICPHSLASRALVFSDREPIVIHSASEQHQLVMVVDGNGGCYVQPKDVVHIARSRYLARFIRLQRPEFFRVLREKLGWGLPHIAKPTSVELP; this is translated from the coding sequence GTGCCGAAATTAGGCATTATTTATAACGATAGTAAGTCGGTTGCTTGTGACCTCACTACGCAAGTCCAAGAGCAGTTTCAAAAAAAAGGATGGGACGTTGCTCTGGCGACGGGTGTTGGCGGACTGTTGGGCTATTCCAGTCCAGACAGTCCCGTTTGTCATACGCCAATGGATAAGTTGATTCCTCCAGGATTTGATGAGACGATCGAGTTTTGTTTGGTCTTGGGGGGAGATGGAACGGTGTTGTCTGCTTTCCGTCAATTAGCTCCCTATGGGATTCCGTTGTTAACAGTGAATACTGGACACATGGGTTTCTTGACGGAAACTTATGTGAATCAACTGGATGCGGCTTTAGAAGAGGTGTTGGCGGGAAATTACACCCTCGAAGATCGATCGATGCTCACGGTACAGGTGAGACGCGGTGAACGCCTACAATGGGAAGCACTTTGCTTAAATGAGATGGTCTTACATCGAGAACCGATGACCAGTATGTGTCATTTTGAGGTGATGGTGGGTCATCATGCGCCAGTAGATATCGCCGCCGATGGGATTATTGTTTCTACTCCCACTGGTTCTACTGCTTATTCTCTTAGTTCTGGGGGCCCTGTGGTTACTCCCGATGTGCCAGTGTTACAGTTAGTTCCCATTTGTCCCCATTCTTTGGCTTCCCGCGCTTTGGTGTTTTCCGATCGAGAACCGATCGTCATTCATTCCGCCAGTGAACAACATCAATTAGTGATGGTGGTCGATGGCAATGGAGGCTGTTATGTGCAACCGAAAGATGTAGTCCATATCGCTCGATCGCGCTATTTGGCTCGTTTTATCCGTCTCCAACGCCCTGAATTTTTCCGCGTTTTACGGGAAAAACTCGGCTGGGGATTACCTCATATCGCTAAACCCACCTCTGTGGAACTACCCTGA
- a CDS encoding SDR family oxidoreductase, giving the protein MDILIAGATGTLGRQVVRRALDEGHQVRCLVRNPRKATFLKEWGANLVKGDLCKPETLPRTLEGIDAVIDAATARPTDSLTVKEVDWEGKVNLIQATKAADVNRYVFFSILNAENYPDVPMMNIKYCTEQFLAEADLDYTILKPCGFMQGLIPQYAVPILDNQAVWVTGESTPIAYMDTLDLAKFAVRALEVPETAKRSFPLAGSRAWTAEEIINLCENLSGKNAKISRLPMGLLQFLSRAMRFFEWTRNASDRLIFANVLVSGKPFDAEMSEVYDLFGLNPNEMTTVETYLQEYFSRIMKKLKEINYEKEKSKKKKKTPFKSKSKS; this is encoded by the coding sequence ATGGATATATTGATCGCCGGGGCAACAGGTACGCTCGGAAGACAGGTGGTTAGACGGGCGCTTGATGAAGGTCATCAGGTGCGGTGTCTGGTAAGAAATCCCAGAAAGGCAACATTCCTTAAGGAATGGGGAGCAAACCTCGTCAAGGGTGACTTGTGTAAACCCGAAACTTTGCCTCGTACTCTCGAAGGGATTGATGCTGTGATTGATGCAGCAACAGCACGTCCGACTGATTCTCTCACGGTAAAAGAGGTGGACTGGGAAGGGAAAGTCAATCTCATTCAAGCGACTAAAGCAGCCGATGTTAACCGTTACGTCTTTTTCTCGATTCTCAATGCTGAGAATTATCCAGATGTCCCGATGATGAATATTAAATACTGCACTGAGCAGTTTTTAGCAGAAGCAGACTTAGATTATACAATTCTTAAACCCTGTGGCTTTATGCAGGGGTTAATTCCTCAATATGCGGTTCCCATTCTCGATAATCAAGCAGTGTGGGTGACAGGGGAAAGTACCCCGATTGCTTATATGGATACCCTCGATCTTGCCAAGTTTGCCGTGCGTGCGCTAGAAGTGCCAGAAACGGCGAAACGGAGTTTTCCTTTAGCGGGGTCTCGTGCTTGGACAGCAGAGGAAATTATTAATCTTTGTGAAAATCTCTCTGGAAAAAACGCGAAAATTTCACGTCTTCCCATGGGTTTGCTACAATTCCTCTCACGAGCAATGCGCTTTTTTGAATGGACTCGCAATGCCTCTGATCGTCTGATCTTTGCTAACGTTTTGGTGAGTGGAAAGCCCTTCGATGCGGAGATGAGTGAGGTCTATGATCTCTTTGGGTTGAATCCCAATGAGATGACAACGGTTGAAACTTATTTACAGGAATACTTCTCGCGGATTATGAAGAAATTAAAAGAGATTAACTACGAGAAAGAGAAAAGCAAGAAGAAAAAGAAAACTCCCTTTAAGTCTAAGTCTAAGTCTTAA
- a CDS encoding WD40 repeat domain-containing protein — protein sequence MIKTASEGKSIQEIAENGLLVAVIVGTIIAVSTQQLAWGLIPSTIALIFNRFNRQQEENFYSYQFSSLKNLIQNHQIEQDNQQINVWELQQKLGEVEQLITELRENQTQETAARESQILELNQLQSIERKQEAIEREVERLSLLENTINNHFDFINQQQENLSQSISDIQTEVVRVNQNSQEAIQELKQELDSVRSSLNSNESSAIKLERLNQLVRQNQQRQTEIQTQLSQIETNYQTLVKQINQQPESDSNVTQETIETLESQIREANSRQTEENQYYQQAIQELKQELDSIRSNQETIETLESQIREANSRQTEENQYYQQAIQELKQELDNVRSSLNSNESSAIELERLHQLVRQNQQRQTEIQTQLSQIETNYQTLVEQINQQPESDSNVNQEAIETLESQIREANSRQTEENHYYQQAIQELKQELDNARSNQETIETLESQIREANSRQTEENQYYQQAIQELKQELDNVRSSLNSNESSAIELERLHQLVRQNQQRQTEIQTQLSQIETNYQTLVEQINQQPESDSNVNQEAIETLESQIREANSRQTEENQYYQQAIQELKQELDNVRSSLNSNESSAIELERLHQLVRQNQQRQTEIQTQLSQIETNYQTLVEQINQQPESDSNVNQEAIETLESQIREANSRQTEENQYYQQAIQELKQELDNVRSSLNSNESSAIELERLNQLVRQNQQRQTEIQTQLSQIETNYQTLVEQINQQPEADSNVTQEAIETLESQIREANSRQTEENQYYQQAIQELKQELDSVRSSLNSNESSAIELERLNQLVRQNQQRQTEIQTQLSQIETNYQTLLEQINQQPEEDSNVNLYPDEIITESELEAISTSTSSVPTVESNLVRINCELKKQITPNAGKINAVAFSPNGKQFISGHQNKTIKLWSLETGGEIYSFQDHSQEVLTVAYHPDGEMIASGSRDKTIKLWSVSTGNLLTTLEGHVNEVLGVTFSVDGKILGSCSKDRTVKLWSVEEEKVIDTFNNYEDEVKSIALSADGKWLATGEGNIGQTVRLLQLETRETFTLETDQIAWFPGIHSLAFSPDSNLLVGGRNDHQIILWDVKQQQEIRRLQGHENKIYTVVFHPQRNIIATGSEDKTIKLWNVNAGEEMLTLTGHRKAVLGIAFSPDGHYLISGSQDETLLIWENHYLE from the coding sequence ATGATAAAAACAGCTTCTGAAGGGAAAAGTATTCAAGAAATTGCAGAAAATGGTTTATTAGTTGCGGTGATTGTCGGAACAATTATTGCGGTGAGTACACAGCAACTGGCTTGGGGTTTAATTCCTAGCACGATCGCGCTAATTTTTAATCGTTTCAATCGTCAACAAGAAGAAAACTTTTATTCTTATCAATTCTCTTCTCTCAAAAATTTAATTCAGAATCATCAAATTGAGCAAGATAATCAACAAATAAATGTTTGGGAATTACAGCAAAAGTTGGGCGAAGTTGAACAGTTAATTACTGAGTTAAGAGAAAACCAAACCCAAGAGACAGCAGCAAGAGAATCACAGATTTTAGAGTTGAATCAGTTACAATCGATCGAGAGAAAGCAAGAAGCAATAGAAAGAGAAGTTGAAAGATTAAGTTTATTAGAAAACACAATTAATAATCACTTTGATTTTATCAATCAACAACAAGAAAATTTATCTCAATCTATTAGTGATATACAAACAGAAGTGGTGAGAGTTAATCAAAATAGTCAGGAAGCGATACAAGAATTGAAACAGGAATTAGACAGCGTTCGATCGAGTCTTAATAGTAATGAGTCATCAGCGATCAAACTGGAAAGACTAAATCAATTAGTGAGACAAAATCAGCAAAGACAAACTGAAATCCAAACTCAACTCTCCCAGATTGAAACCAATTATCAAACACTGGTAAAACAAATTAATCAGCAACCAGAATCAGATTCTAACGTAACTCAAGAAACAATTGAAACCTTAGAGTCTCAAATCAGAGAAGCTAATTCCCGTCAAACAGAAGAGAATCAGTATTATCAGCAAGCTATACAGGAATTAAAACAGGAATTAGACAGCATTCGATCGAATCAAGAAACAATTGAAACCTTAGAGTCTCAAATCAGAGAAGCTAATTCCCGTCAAACAGAAGAGAATCAGTATTATCAGCAAGCTATACAGGAATTGAAACAGGAATTAGACAACGTTCGATCGAGTCTTAATAGTAATGAGTCATCAGCAATCGAACTGGAAAGACTACATCAATTAGTAAGACAAAATCAGCAAAGACAAACTGAAATTCAAACTCAACTCTCCCAGATTGAAACCAATTATCAAACACTGGTAGAACAAATTAATCAGCAACCAGAATCAGATTCTAACGTAAATCAGGAAGCAATTGAAACCTTAGAGTCTCAAATCAGAGAAGCTAATTCCCGTCAAACAGAAGAGAATCACTATTATCAGCAAGCTATACAGGAATTGAAACAGGAATTAGACAACGCTCGATCGAATCAAGAAACAATTGAAACCTTAGAGTCTCAAATCAGAGAAGCTAATTCCCGTCAAACAGAAGAGAATCAGTATTATCAGCAAGCTATACAGGAATTGAAACAGGAATTAGACAACGTTCGATCGAGTCTTAATAGTAATGAGTCATCAGCGATCGAACTAGAAAGACTACATCAATTAGTAAGACAAAATCAGCAAAGACAAACTGAAATCCAAACTCAACTCTCCCAGATTGAAACCAATTATCAAACACTGGTAGAACAAATTAATCAGCAACCAGAATCAGATTCTAACGTAAATCAGGAAGCAATTGAAACCTTAGAGTCTCAAATCAGAGAAGCCAATTCTCGTCAAACAGAAGAGAATCAGTATTATCAGCAAGCTATACAGGAATTGAAACAGGAATTAGACAACGTTCGATCGAGTCTTAATAGTAATGAGTCATCAGCAATCGAACTGGAAAGACTACATCAATTAGTAAGACAAAATCAGCAAAGACAAACTGAAATCCAAACTCAACTCTCCCAGATTGAAACCAATTATCAAACACTGGTAGAACAAATTAATCAGCAACCAGAATCAGATTCTAACGTAAATCAGGAAGCAATTGAAACCTTAGAGTCTCAAATCAGAGAAGCTAATTCTCGTCAAACAGAAGAGAATCAGTATTATCAGCAAGCTATACAGGAATTGAAACAGGAATTAGACAACGTTCGATCGAGTCTGAATAGTAATGAGTCATCAGCAATCGAACTAGAAAGACTAAATCAATTAGTGAGACAAAACCAGCAAAGACAAACTGAAATTCAAACTCAACTCTCCCAGATTGAAACCAATTATCAAACACTGGTAGAACAAATTAATCAGCAACCAGAAGCAGATTCTAACGTAACTCAAGAAGCAATTGAAACCTTAGAGTCTCAAATCAGAGAAGCTAATTCTCGTCAAACAGAAGAGAATCAGTATTATCAGCAAGCTATACAGGAATTGAAACAGGAATTAGACAGCGTTCGATCGAGTCTTAATAGTAATGAGTCATCAGCAATCGAACTGGAAAGACTAAATCAATTAGTGAGACAAAACCAGCAAAGACAAACTGAAATCCAAACTCAACTCTCCCAAATTGAAACCAATTATCAAACACTGCTAGAACAAATTAATCAGCAACCAGAGGAGGATTCTAACGTCAATCTATATCCAGATGAAATAATTACTGAAAGCGAACTTGAAGCAATATCTACATCTACTTCTTCTGTTCCTACTGTGGAAAGTAACTTAGTAAGAATTAATTGTGAATTAAAAAAACAAATAACTCCAAACGCAGGAAAAATTAACGCAGTTGCATTTAGTCCAAATGGAAAACAATTCATTAGTGGACATCAAAATAAGACGATCAAACTATGGTCACTAGAAACAGGAGGAGAAATTTATTCTTTTCAGGATCATTCCCAAGAAGTGTTAACTGTCGCTTATCATCCCGATGGGGAAATGATTGCGAGTGGAAGTCGGGATAAAACAATTAAATTATGGTCAGTTTCCACAGGAAATTTATTAACAACTTTAGAAGGTCATGTGAATGAAGTATTAGGAGTAACCTTCAGTGTTGATGGTAAAATTTTGGGAAGTTGTTCTAAAGATCGAACCGTAAAACTGTGGTCAGTAGAAGAAGAAAAAGTAATTGATACATTTAATAATTATGAAGATGAAGTAAAATCGATCGCCCTCAGTGCTGATGGAAAATGGTTAGCAACAGGGGAAGGAAATATTGGTCAAACGGTGAGACTTTTACAACTAGAAACGAGAGAAACATTTACTCTAGAAACTGATCAAATTGCTTGGTTTCCAGGGATTCATTCTCTCGCATTTAGTCCAGATAGTAACCTTTTAGTGGGAGGAAGAAATGATCACCAAATCATCTTGTGGGATGTGAAACAGCAACAAGAAATCAGACGTTTACAAGGACATGAAAATAAAATTTATACTGTTGTATTTCATCCTCAAAGAAATATCATTGCGACGGGAAGTGAAGACAAAACAATTAAACTCTGGAATGTTAACGCTGGAGAAGAAATGTTAACCTTAACTGGACATCGAAAAGCGGTGTTAGGAATCGCATTTAGTCCAGATGGTCACTATTTAATTAGTGGAAGTCAAGACGAAACACTTTTAATTTGGGAGAACCATTATCTCGAATAA
- a CDS encoding TerD family protein, with product MGISLQKGERVSLEKVSPGLEAVFVGLGWDVNKTDTGNDFDLDASVFLLGENEKLVSDSHLVFYNNTKSPDPDHSVEHMGDNLTGAGEGDDEVVIINLKKVPDEVQKITFVVTIYDAEKRGQNFGQVSNAFVRLVDVKTKEEVLRYDLTEDYSIETAMIMGELYKKDGQWRMSAIGDGYEGGLPAILNRFS from the coding sequence ATGGGAATTTCTTTACAGAAAGGTGAACGGGTTTCTTTAGAAAAAGTTTCCCCAGGTTTAGAAGCAGTCTTTGTCGGTTTAGGTTGGGATGTTAATAAAACTGACACGGGAAATGATTTTGATTTAGATGCTTCCGTGTTCCTTTTAGGGGAAAATGAGAAGTTAGTTTCAGACAGTCATTTAGTATTTTATAATAATACAAAAAGTCCCGATCCTGACCATTCTGTTGAACACATGGGAGATAATTTGACTGGCGCGGGAGAAGGGGATGATGAGGTAGTAATTATTAACCTGAAAAAAGTCCCTGATGAAGTTCAGAAAATTACCTTTGTAGTGACAATTTATGACGCAGAAAAACGAGGACAAAATTTTGGACAGGTTAGCAATGCGTTTGTTCGTTTAGTTGATGTGAAAACAAAAGAGGAGGTGCTTCGTTACGATTTAACGGAGGATTATTCGATCGAAACAGCCATGATTATGGGAGAACTTTATAAGAAAGATGGACAATGGAGAATGAGCGCGATCGGTGATGGTTATGAGGGAGGTTTACCCGCGATTTTAAATCGTTTTAGTTAG
- a CDS encoding TerD family protein: MSISLTKGERISLEKASPGLEAVFVGLGWDVNKTDTGKDFDLDTSVFLLGTDEKLISDRHLIYFNNLKSPDPENSVEHMGDNLTGAGEGDDEVVIVNLKKVPEEVQKIAFVVTIYDAEKRGQNFGQVNNSFVRLVDVKTKEEVLRYDLTEDYSIETAMIMGELYKKDGQWRMSAVGEGYEGGLPAMLNRYQ; the protein is encoded by the coding sequence ATGAGCATTTCTTTAACCAAAGGTGAACGGATTTCTTTAGAAAAAGCATCTCCTGGCTTAGAAGCAGTATTTGTGGGGTTAGGTTGGGATGTTAACAAAACTGATACGGGTAAAGACTTTGATTTAGATACCTCAGTTTTTCTTTTAGGAACAGATGAAAAACTGATTTCCGATCGCCATCTCATCTATTTTAATAACTTAAAAAGTCCTGATCCTGAGAACTCTGTTGAACACATGGGAGATAATTTAACTGGCGCGGGAGAAGGGGATGATGAAGTCGTGATTGTTAACTTGAAAAAAGTTCCTGAAGAAGTGCAGAAAATTGCGTTTGTGGTGACAATTTATGACGCAGAAAAACGAGGACAAAATTTCGGACAAGTGAATAATAGTTTTGTCCGTCTAGTGGATGTAAAAACAAAAGAAGAGGTGCTTCGTTACGATTTAACGGAGGATTATTCGATCGAAACAGCCATGATTATGGGAGAACTTTATAAGAAAGATGGACAATGGAGAATGAGCGCAGTTGGAGAAGGATATGAGGGAGGATTACCCGCAATGTTGAACCGTTATCAATAA
- a CDS encoding salt stress protein, Slr1339 family, whose protein sequence is MSPEASNLDALLNQLKSEYKNQRSSAMSDHKSHDNSDRADHSLDEIRSQFQEKKSASDSNQEEDALLEIKSQFKQKKSASDESEPSDPVAEIKSQFQSQSQAKSQSQSSDESDSSLNEIKSQFQNKSYQKEEEEHLFEEVKTRYQQQKQVTTSPQKDSQTDELLGSIKHQYQTQKQQAETYDPKQNQEEILKAEQQKQKKRKYLTKKAQEWLEKLDPYSDEGFWFEEFAESYSSRLEAAIDYLAVFEETS, encoded by the coding sequence ATGTCACCAGAAGCGTCCAATTTAGATGCACTCCTCAATCAACTTAAATCTGAGTATAAAAATCAGCGTTCTTCTGCTATGTCTGATCATAAATCCCATGATAATTCCGATCGAGCGGATCATTCCCTTGATGAAATTCGTTCACAGTTTCAAGAAAAAAAATCCGCTTCTGATTCTAATCAAGAAGAAGACGCACTCTTAGAAATAAAATCACAGTTTAAGCAAAAAAAATCTGCTTCTGATGAAAGTGAACCTAGCGATCCAGTGGCGGAAATTAAATCACAATTCCAGTCTCAATCTCAAGCAAAGTCTCAATCGCAGTCTTCCGACGAATCCGACTCATCTTTAAACGAAATCAAATCGCAATTTCAAAATAAATCTTATCAGAAAGAAGAAGAAGAACATCTTTTTGAAGAGGTAAAAACTCGTTATCAACAGCAAAAGCAAGTTACCACATCTCCTCAAAAGGATTCCCAAACCGATGAGTTATTAGGTTCGATTAAACATCAGTATCAAACCCAAAAACAACAAGCAGAAACCTACGATCCGAAACAGAATCAAGAAGAGATTTTAAAAGCCGAACAACAAAAGCAGAAAAAGCGAAAATACTTGACTAAAAAAGCGCAAGAATGGCTGGAGAAACTCGATCCTTATTCTGATGAGGGATTCTGGTTTGAAGAGTTTGCGGAAAGTTATTCGTCTCGTTTAGAAGCAGCAATTGATTATTTAGCCGTTTTTGAAGAAACATCTTAA
- a CDS encoding Gfo/Idh/MocA family protein — translation MPLADFLHFSRKFCLIWCKRFILLEIATFFAIFVVEEFVLVSDQNNLSRGDGEINSFSRNGNPPLRVGVIGVGNMGQHHTRVLGLLKDVELYGVADINVTRGLDIASKYRVRFFEAYQDLLACVDAVCIAVPTRLHYSVGLACLKAGVHVLIEKPIAANIEEAESLVNAAADNNCILQVGHIERFNPAFQELSNVLKTEDLLALEAHRMSPYSQRANDVSVVLDLMIHDIDLLLELTASSVVKLTASGTKAEDSGYLDYVTATLGFANGAIATLTASKVTHRKVRTIGAHCKKALIEADFLNNEILIHRQTTADYTTNYGQVLYRQDGLIEKVYTSKIEPLHAELEHFVSCVRGGNKPSVGGEQALKALRLASLVEKMAMDGQVWENEVQEGAIISALNY, via the coding sequence ATGCCTCTGGCGGATTTTTTACATTTTTCGCGGAAATTTTGTCTGATCTGGTGTAAAAGATTTATCCTGCTAGAGATAGCGACGTTTTTTGCAATTTTTGTGGTGGAGGAGTTTGTTCTCGTGAGTGACCAAAATAATTTATCAAGAGGAGATGGGGAGATTAATAGCTTTTCCCGTAACGGAAACCCGCCGTTGCGAGTGGGTGTCATTGGTGTTGGTAACATGGGACAACATCATACTCGTGTTTTAGGTTTGCTAAAAGATGTGGAATTATATGGCGTTGCTGATATTAATGTAACGCGAGGGTTGGATATTGCGAGTAAATATCGGGTGCGTTTTTTTGAAGCGTATCAAGACTTATTAGCTTGTGTCGATGCGGTTTGCATTGCTGTTCCCACACGCTTACATTATTCAGTCGGATTAGCTTGTTTGAAAGCAGGGGTTCATGTTCTCATTGAAAAACCGATCGCGGCGAATATCGAAGAAGCTGAATCATTAGTCAACGCAGCCGCTGATAATAATTGTATTTTACAAGTGGGACACATTGAACGATTTAATCCTGCTTTTCAAGAGTTAAGTAATGTCCTCAAAACTGAAGATTTACTTGCTTTGGAAGCACATCGTATGAGTCCATATTCTCAACGTGCTAATGATGTTTCTGTGGTGCTAGATTTGATGATCCATGATATTGATTTATTATTAGAATTAACAGCAAGTTCTGTGGTTAAATTAACCGCAAGCGGAACAAAAGCTGAGGATTCAGGATATTTAGATTATGTCACAGCAACGTTAGGTTTTGCCAATGGCGCGATCGCAACTTTAACCGCAAGTAAAGTAACACATCGTAAAGTTCGGACAATTGGCGCTCATTGTAAAAAGGCTTTAATCGAAGCTGATTTCTTAAACAATGAAATTTTAATTCATCGGCAAACCACAGCCGATTATACCACAAATTATGGACAAGTTTTATATCGTCAAGATGGTTTAATTGAAAAGGTTTATACCAGTAAAATTGAACCACTTCACGCAGAATTAGAACATTTTGTTAGTTGTGTTCGTGGCGGAAATAAACCTTCTGTTGGGGGAGAACAAGCATTAAAGGCTTTACGTTTAGCGAGTTTAGTAGAAAAGATGGCAATGGATGGTCAGGTTTGGGAAAATGAAGTTCAGGAAGGAGCAATTATTTCAGCTTTAAATTATTAA